The Haloterrigena turkmenica DSM 5511 genome includes the window TTCCTGATCGTCCGTCGCTGTGACCGCTGAATCAGTCATATGCTCTCAATCATTTCTTTGCCTATGCTTAAACGTTATCCTCAATGAAAATTTATCGGTAGAGTTGACATGTTAGCCGAATCTGTATGGGTCAAAACAGTATCGATTTAGGACGAATAACAATCTTTTTGATCTCACTGGGATTGTGTTTGTATCGTTAGATATGACGATTCTGATCACCGGAGGAGACGGCTATCTTGGCTGGCCCACGACGTTACGAATTGCAACGCAAACGGATGACCGCGTCATTGCGGTCGATAATCTCGCTCGACGGGAGTGGGTCGAATCGGTCGGCTCGACGAGCGCGCTCCCGATCGGCTCGATCGACGAGCGACTCGACGCCGCACGAGAGGTACACGGCGTTCAGAACCTCTCGTTTGTCGAGGGCGATCTCGTGGAACGAGAGTTCGTCGATGAACTCCTCTCCGTCCACGAACCCGATACGATCGTCCACACGGCGGCCCAACCCTCTGCCCCGTATTCGCAGATCAACGGCGAGCGCGCCAATTTCACCCAGCACAATAATCTCCAGGCGACTCGGAACCTGCTGTGGGGCCTCGAGGAACACGACCTCACGGACACGCACTTCATCGAAACGACGACCACCGGCGTCTACGGCGCACCCGAGTTCCCCATTCCCGAGGGCGGTGCGACGATGGAGAATCAGGGCGAGCGCGACGAGGTCCCCTTCCCCGCGATGGCGGGCTCCTGGTATCACCTGACGAAGAGCCACGACGCGGCGAACATGCGACTGGCCCACAAACAGTTCGGGATCCCGATCTCCGACGTCCGTACTGCGATCACCTACGGGACGGAGACCGAAGAGACGAACGCCGATCCCCGACTGTCGACTCGATTCGACTTCGACTACTACTTCGGCGTCGTTGCACACCGGTTCTGTGCGCAAGCAGTCGCCGGGTATCCGATGACCGTCTACGGGAAAGGCGAGCAGCGAAAGCCGTTCGTCGCGCTCGAGGACGCCGTCGAGGGACTAGCGCAACTGGCGCTTGCCGACCCCGACGACCGGCCGTCGGACCTCACGGTGTACAATCAGGTCACCCGCGAGA containing:
- a CDS encoding NAD-dependent epimerase/dehydratase family protein, yielding MTILITGGDGYLGWPTTLRIATQTDDRVIAVDNLARREWVESVGSTSALPIGSIDERLDAAREVHGVQNLSFVEGDLVEREFVDELLSVHEPDTIVHTAAQPSAPYSQINGERANFTQHNNLQATRNLLWGLEEHDLTDTHFIETTTTGVYGAPEFPIPEGGATMENQGERDEVPFPAMAGSWYHLTKSHDAANMRLAHKQFGIPISDVRTAITYGTETEETNADPRLSTRFDFDYYFGVVAHRFCAQAVAGYPMTVYGKGEQRKPFVALEDAVEGLAQLALADPDDRPSDLTVYNQVTREISIVEIAETIADVANEFELGVEVEHFENPRDEDETHKMVMENDRYDHLIGGQSTTFEEGMRSLLGTLVEYEDVITAHEDRFLPGVLTED